The sequence GCCCGCCGATGCACGCCCGGCTGCGTTCGTTTGCCCCACGCCAGAGCAGTCCTTTGTTCACTGGTCTATGTTATTAGAAACGCTCATGCCAGAGCCCTGGCGCCGCAGAGAAGAGACGAGTCATGACTGATGATATTGGGAAGCTGGTACTGAGGGTTTCGGTGGGTGTACTGATTCTCCTGCACGGGATCGCCAAGCTGCAAGGCGGCGTCGGGGGCATCGCCGGCATGCTGAGCAGCCACGGGTTGCCCAGCTTCCTCGCGTACGGTGCGTACCTCGGGGAAGTGCTCGGGCCGGTGCTGGTGATCATCGGGCTGTTCTCGCGCGTGGGCGCCGTGCTGATGGTCGGCAACATGCTCTTCGCCTTTGCGCTGGCTCATATGGACGAGTTGTTTTCAATCGGCCAGATGGGTGGCTGGGCGCTCGAACTGCAGGGCATGTTCCTGTTCGGCTCGATTGCCATCGCTTTGCTCGGCGCGGGCCGCTACAGCGTCGGCGGAAACCTGGGCCGTTTCAATTGATAGGTGAATAGGTGGGCTGCCGGCGACTGACAGCACCGGCGACCAGATCAGCCGAGTGCTGCTCAGTCGTCGACAGCCCAATCCAACCCTAGCCATTGAAGTCGAACCCTTTCCCGCAGCGCTACTTGGGTGCCGCCCCGGTTGCTCATTTCGTCGATGAGATGCGCAACACCACGCTTTGCCCGCTATGATCAGGCCCCATGACTGCTTCGGTTCCAATCCGTCAACCCTGCCCCCCAGCGGCCTGCATCTGTCGCCGTGAACGGTTGCAGGAAAACCCCGACAGCGACCTGCGCATCCTTCGTCTGACCCGGCACGAAGAGCATCGTCTGCTGGATCGCCTGGAGAATCTGGCGAGCCTTCCTGATCTCCAACGCCTGCAACAACGCCTGTATGAGCAGTTGGGCATTCGCCTGGACATCGCACCCGGTCCCAACGAGGTGCGCAGCATGCGCGGGATTCGCATCACGATCGCCGAGCAGCCCGGTCTTTGCCGCAAGACTCGCCAAGCGATTCCAGCGGCCATTCGGCGGGGGCTGGAGAAACACCCGCAAATCGCTTACGAGCTGCTCAACACCCATGACCTGCTGCGCGACGCCTGAACTGCCCCGACGAAAGACGAGGCCTTCGGTAATGGCGCTCTGTAGCGCCTTCTGCGATAGTTGTCCGATCAGTCGATAACCACTGGTTGCCTCCCGCCCACAAGGCTTTGAGGCGTTGTGACGCATTGCGAGCCTCGCTGCCCTCACCCGTGCGCAGCAGCCGCGTCTTTTGTCGCGCTATCCGCGCGTCCCCTGGCTCACCGCCATCGTTGTGCCCGCCGCTGTTCACCAGCGCCTGGCCGTTCGACATAACAACCAAAAGACCGATCCGAACAAGGACGCACCATGAAACTGACCCGTTGCTTTACCGCGCTGGCCGTCGCTGCCGCGCTGTCCGCCAGCTTTACTGCCGCAGCCCGCGAATACTCCGTTTCCACTGTGCTGTCCGATGCCTTCCCCTGGGGCCAGGCCGCGCAGAAATGGGCCGACCTGGTGGAGGAGCGCTCCAACGGCGAGATCACCCTGCGCGTATACCCCAACGCGCAACTGGTAGCGGGCGATCAGACCAAGGAATTCTCCGCCATGCGCTCCGGCCTGATCGACATGGCGGTCGGCTCCACCATCAATTGGTCCCCGCAAGTGCCGGAGCTGAACCTGTTTTCGTTGCCCTTCCTGATGGCCAATAGTGCGGACCTGGACGCGATCACTCAGGGCGAAGCCGGCAAGCAGGCCTTCGAAGCCATCGAGAAACGCGGCATCGTCCCACTGGCATGGGGCGAAAATGGCTTTCGCGAGATTTCCAACTCGTCCAAACCCGTGAAGACACCGGCAGATCTGGCCGGCCTGAAAATCCGCGTGGTCGGCTCGCCGCTGTTCCAGGACACCTTCACCGCCCTGGGCGCCAACCCGACCCAGATGAGCTGGGCCGACGCCAAGCCGGCGTTGACCACAGGCGCAGTCGATGGTCAGGAAAATCCGCTCTCGGTCTTCGATGTGGCACGCGTCGACCAGGTGGGCCAGAAGTACCTGACGCTCTGGCATTACATGGCCGACCCGCTGGTCTTTGCCGTCAACCAGCGCGTCTGGAAGCAACTGCCCGAAGCCGATCGTGAACTCCTGCGCCAGGCGGCAATCGACGCCGGCAAGTGGGAAATCGAACTGTCGCGCAACGCCGAAGCCAAGCGCCTCGAAGATATTCGTTCACGCGGCGTCGAGGTGACGGAACTGACCCGCGAGGAGCATCAGGCATTCGTCGAGGCGACTCGCGTGGTACACGAGAAATGGGCGCCCAAGATCGGTGCTGAACTGCTCGAGGCGGCCCGGGCGGCCATCGCAGAGTAAAACCGTTTCGCCCGGCGGCGCGGCGCCGCCGGGACCAGAGGAAAACCATGAACAATCGACAGGACGCGCGCCTCGAGCGCGTGCTGGCTACCCTGGCCCTTGTGATCATCAGCCTGATCAGCGTGGCCAACGTGGTGGTGCGCTATTTCACCAACGCTTCCTTCGCCTTCACCGAAGAGCTCTCCGTCTTTCTGCTGGTCATCCTGACGTTTGCCGGTGCCTCGGTGGCCATGCGCAGCAACCGGCACATTCGCATCGGATTGATCGAACGACTGTTCCCGCGCCTGCGCGCGCCGCTGATCATCATCCAATGGATTGCAAGCATCGCGGTACTCGGGCTCGTGGCCTGGTTCGGCGGGCTGTTTGCGCTGGAAGAATATCAGTGGGAGTCGCAGTCGCCCGGCCTCGGACTGCCGAACTGGTGGTACGTGGTCTGGCTGCCGTTGCTGGCCCTGGCGATGGCCGTGCGACTGACCCAGATGACCCTCGACCGGTTGCGCGGGAGGTTGTCCGATGAGCCCTGACGTGTGGATGCTCGCCAGTTTCCTGCTGCTGTTGCTGATCGGCGTACCGGTGGCTTTTTCCCTTGCGCTATCGGGGGCCGTCGGCATCCTCGCAGGGCTCTCGCCGGACATGCTGGCGACGCTCGGTACCAATACCTACAACGGGGTCGCCAAATACCCGCTGATCGCGATTCCGCTGTTCATCCTCACCGGCCTGGTGTTCGAGAAATCCGGCGTGGCGCTGCGTCTGGTGCGCTTCGCGCAAGCACTGATCGGCCCACGGCACGGCGGCCTGGCCATGGTCGCCGTTCTGGTCTGCCTGATCATGGGCGGCATGAGCGGATCCGGCCCCGCGGACGCCGCGGCGGTGGCCATGGTGATGCTCCCGAGCATGACCCGCGCCGGCTACCCGAAGCCGTTCTCGGCCACGCTGATCGCCGCCTCGGCGTCCACCGCCATCCTGATCCCGCCGTCCATTGCGCTGATTCTCTATTCCATCGTCGTGCCGGGTGTGGACTTGCGCGCACTGTTCGCGGCGGGCCTGTTCCCGGGCATCATCGCCGGGCTGGTGCTGTTGCTGCCGGCCTGGTTGCTCTCCCGTCGCTACGGCTGGGAAACCCCGGAAGGTGCCGAGCGTCCACCCTTGGCCGAAAGTTTCCGTCAGGCGCTGCCAGCCTTGTTCGCACCTGTGCTCATCCTCGGAGGCCTGCGCAGCGGCCTGTTCACACCGACCGAAGCAGCGGTGGCGGGCGTCACCTATGGCGTACTGATCGGCCTGTTCGTCACCCGAGAACTGGACTGGCGCAACCTCTGGAAGCTCTGCGGCGAGGCCGCGGTCATCTCCGGCGTGGTAATGCTGATCATCGCCCTGGCGGGTATCTTCGCCTGGGCTGGCACCATGCTCGGTACGTTCCGTCACCTCGCCGAATGGCTGATATCGCTTTCGGACAACGCGACCGTACTGCTGATCCTGGTCATGATCGCCGTGTTGCTGGCCGGCATGCTGCTGGATGCGATTTCCATCTACCTGATCCTCATGCCGATCCTGATTCCGGTCATGCAGCACTTCGGCTGGAACCCCGTCTGGTTCGGCATCCTGTTGGCGATGAACATCGCCATCGGCCAGTTCACGCCACCGGTCGCGATCAATCTGATGGTCACCGCCGAGGTCGCCAAGATACGCCTGGAGCAGACGGTCGGCTGGGCGATGCTGTTTGTTCTGGTGATGGGAAGCGCCCTGGTGCTGGTAGCGGTCTTTCCCGAAATCGCGCTGTGGCTTCCGAGGGTGTTGGGCTACGCGGTCTAGCTGGCCGCTATCTCACCATGGGCCCCGTGACATCAACGGGGCCCAGCGACGGGAACAAGCCCCCGCGATACAACCGCTGGCAGGATAGGCGGGACGTCAAGGCGCGCGCCCTGACGTCATGCCGGGATCGCCCCCGGTCGTTCAGGCGACGGCGCGCCGCACTCAACCGCCTACCGCAACCATCCCGACCGGCGGCAGGCTCGTCGCCGGTGCCTGTGTGGACGCGGCAGCCCGCTCCGCACGCTGCTGCATCACGATATCCAGCGCTCGGCTGGGCAGGATGTCGATGTCATCGAAGGTAATCAACTGACCGGGTTCGACCGCTCGCTTGAGCGCCGTCTTGCGTAGCAGGCCGATCGGCACGTGGTCCGGGTTCTGGTCGAGCTTGAGTGCTTCGCCACGGAACTGGAACCCGCCGATCCCACGTTCGATGAGTTCACCCGGGCGCATGGCGCGCTTGGCGATGGCGCCCACACCCAGCGTTGGCGCGGTCGAGTTGTTCAGCAACACGCCGCCGCCATTGAGCACACGACGCACAGTCTTGCCCACTTCCAGCGAACACAGGTGGAAGGGTCGCACCAGTGTGTAATAGGGGCCTGCGCCGAGTTTGAAATACTCGATGGCGGCGCGCTGGTCGTCATCGTGCCGGCAGGTCAGGAACACGCCACCCGCCGGATAGCCGGAGGGAATGACATAGTCGACGAAGGGCTGGCCGAGGCGCTCGGCCATCATGCCCAACAGGTTTCCGGTTTCCGTCAGATTGGTCGAGGCCAGCCCTTCGAGCCCCTGCTTGGTGATGGTCGCGCCCAGGCCGTTTCCAACGATCACCTGTTCGATCTGCACTTTCGTGCCGTCAGTGAACGAGGTGGTCTGGTCGACGCTGATGCCCTGGCGTTTCGCCCAATAGGTCATGTCCTCCGGCGATGGGTCGTGGTTCAGGTACCCTTTCATGTTGCCGTAGACCAAGGGTTTGAAGCCCATCATCAAAGCTTCTTCGTGCAGGGCCGCCAATGAACCGGGCTGATCGCCCTCCGCCTCCGTTATGAACCCCTTGGCGGCCAGATAGGAGCCGGTGGTCACCTGCAGTTCCGCATTGATCGTCACCACAGGCAATCCAGCCTCGAAGGCGCGCTCGATGACCTCGGTGCCGTGGAAGACATCGCCACTGCACTCGACGATAAGATCAGCCTCGTCGATCAACTGGTCGATGGAATTGGTGAGCCGCTCAGCCATCGGAAAGTCGCTGAAAGCGCTCAACGGCCGGCGTGTCAGTACACGGGAAATCTCGAGATCCTGGTAGTGCTGCTTGATCAGCCGGATAAAACAGTGGGCGATCATTCCTGTGCCGGATACACCGATCTTCTTGGTAGGCGAGGTAGACATAAGCGAATCCATTCAATGGGCAACGAATGCTCTGACCGCAGCGGCAGAAAAAGATTTTGTAGCAAAATAAAAAAATCTGGCCTAACGCCATCTCCTGACGCGGCTGCGCTCATCAGGCGTGTGAATGCCTCAAGCTAAGCGTTTGCAGAGCAATTGAGCCAATTGATTAATGGCCAAGAAAGGGGGACAGCAGGTTGTATTTTTGTCGCCAGATTAAGGCGCAAAAGGAAGCGGCATTGCACCGCCTCCTATCGAACGCCGTTACTTCAGGGCCGCCATTGCCGCCTCGTAGTTCGGCTCTGTGCCGATCTCGGCGACCAGCTCGCTGTGCAGGACCTGATCCTGCTCATCCAGTACGACGACCGCACGCGCGCTTACGCCTGCGAGCGGGCCCGTGGCGATCAACACGCCATAGTCTTCGAGAAATTCCCGGCCGCGCATGGTCGACAGGTTGATGACATTATCCAGGCCTTCCGCGCCGCAGAAGCGCTTCTGCGCGAACGGCAGGTCAGCCGAAATGCACAGCACGACGGTATTGGCCAGCTCGTTGGCCTGGGCATTGAACTTGCGCACCGAGGTGGCGCATGTCGGCGTATCGATGCTCGGGAAGATGTTCAGCACCTTGCGCTTACCCGCAAAGCTGCTCAGCGTGACATCAGCCAGGTCGCCGCCGACCAGGCTGAACGGCTTGGCAGCCTGGCCCGTCTGCGGAAAAACGCCGGCGATCTGGATTGGGTTGCCTCTTAAGGTTACGTCAGTCATGTGGACTCCTGTTGGTCGTGGGCCACGGGTAAGCCCGCGGCCCGGATTGATCACGCCGCCTGGTTACGAGCGAAGTATTCCTTGGTCAACTTGACCACTACGGGGCTCAGCAGCATGAGGGAAATGAGGTTGGGAATCGCCATCAGCCCGTTGAGCGTATCGGCGAGCAACCAGGCGAAATCCAGCTGGGCGATCGCTCCGAACGGCACGGCCAGTACCCAGATCACACGGAAAGGCCAGATTGCCTTGGTGCCGATCATGAATTCCCAGCACTTCTCGCCGAAGTAGCTCCAGCCCAGAATCGTGGTGAAGGCGAATACCACGAGTGCGATGGTCAGCACGGCGCCACCGAAGCCCGGCATGGCGGATTCAAAGGCGGCCGCAGACAGTGCGGCACCGCTTTCGCCTCCGGTCCAGACGCCCGAGCAGATGATCGCCAGCCCCGTGACGGTGCAGATGATGATGGTATCGATGAAGGTGCCCATCATCCCGATCATGCCCGAGCGTACCGAACTCTGGGTGGTACCGGCTGCCTGGGCGATACCGGCTGTCCCCAGACCCGCCTCATTGGAGAAGATCCCGCGGGCGACGCCGAAGCGAATAGCGGCCATGACCGCTGCGCCGGCGAAGCCGCCCGTGGCCGCGATGGGCGAGAAGGCATGGGTAAAGATCAGGTCGAATGCCGCTGGAATCTGCTCGGCATGAACCACCAGCACCGTGACGCCGGCGATGATGTACGCCACGCACATGAAAGGCACCAGCGCCGCGGCCACCTTGCCGATCCGCTTGATACCGCCCAGGATGACCAGCCCGACGAACAGCATGGTGACCAGACCGGTCACCCACACCGGCACGGAGAACGTGGCCTCGAGCGCATGTGCCATGCTGTTCACCTGCACCATGTTGCCGATGCCGAAACCAGCCAGGCCACCGAAGATGGCGAAGGCGCCACCGAGCCACAGCCAACGCTTGCCCAAACCGTTCTTGATGGCGTACATCGGCCCGCCGACATGCTCACCGCGGTCGTCCTTCTCGCGGTAATGCACCGCCAGCACGACTTCGCAGTACTTGGTGGCCATGCCCACCAGCGCGGTGCACCACATCCAGAACAGCGCCCCGGGGCCCCCGAGGAAAATCGCCGTGGCGACGCCGGCGATGTTGCCGGTACCGACCGTCGCGGCCAGGCACGTCATCAACGCCTGGAACGGGCTGATCTCGCCCGAATCCTCGTCACCTTTGACGCGTCCGCGCCAGATCAGTGCGAAACCGGTGCCGATACGCGCCAGCGGCATGAACTTGAGCATCAGCATCAGGAAGAGACCGGTGCCAAGGATCAGCACCAGCATGGGTGGTCCCCAGACGAGACCGTTAATGCTATTGACCAGGTTTTGCAGGAATTCCATTCAAGGCACCCTTATTGATTATGTTAGACATCCTTGCCCGAGCGGCTCGCGTCGGAGCGGCGTCCAGATGCAGCGCATGGCACGCCGTGTTCGAACCCCGTGCCGAAGCGATTCGGTAACGGCCCCGACTTCATGTGCTGGGCACGACCGGGCACTTGCAAAACTCATGCTGGAGCCCTGCAATGACCGCCACGCAAGATGCGACCGAGCGATCCTACCACCACCGCGGGCGCTTGGCGCGACACCCTGCCAGTTCCGATGGCAGCCTTGGGCTACCCGCTGAGCAGCCCTCGTGTGGAGGCTCGATTGCCGGCTTCGCAAGCTCATCAGCGTAGCTCAGGCACGCCTTGTCGCCAGTGGCTGCAGCGCGAAATGGGCGCGCAGACGCGGCCTTAGAAATTGCGCCGGTAGAAGACGTCGAGCGAGCTGGCAAGCCCGCTCGCCGCTTCGAGAAAAATGCGTTTGGTCAATTGATATCGCAGGGCAACGGTATTGGCCGACTCGAAGACGCCCACGCCGTAGCGAAGCGTCAGGCGGTCGGTCAGGCGCCCGCTGGCAACGACGCTGGTTTCGGTCCCGCTGCCTTCGGTGTCGAGCTGGAAGTCCTCGATGCCCAGGCGCTGGGCGACATTCCCCGTAAACGATGCGCTACCCGCCAGGCCCAGCCCCAACGCCGCCTGCGCCAGCATGTCGTTATCGCCGGAATCGGTTCCCAGCGGCCTGCCCAGCACCAGGTATGACAATGCTTGCTCCTGACTCATCGCCGGCTCGGCGAATACATCGACTCTGGGCTGTTCCGCACTGCCGGTGATGCGCAGGCCGGCGATGACGTTATCCGACTCGATCCTTCGTATGGCCTCGATATTCAGGAACGGCTGAGAGAGCACACCGGTGAACAGCAACTGCGCACGTCGAATCGTCAGCCGCTGCCCGTAGGCGCGATACCGCCCATTGTTGAGATTCAGCTCGCCTCGGGTATCGAGGTTGTCGCCGATGTGTACGTATCCCACCAGGTCGGCGGTGAGCCCAAAGCCTGAAAATCGTAGACGGTCCTGGCCGACCTCGACGTCGATGTCCATCCGGATGGCCATTGGCGCCTGGGCTTCTTCGGCTTGCGCTCCGACGATCACCGCGTCCTCGGAAACCCTGACGGTTGACGGCGGCAACTCGCGAACGCTGATATCGCCGCGTGGCACGAGGACCTTGCCACTCACGGCCAATTGGCCATCGGCCAGCTCCAGCCGCAGGTCCGGCTCGATCTCAAGCTCGGCATAAGGCTCGACGATGACCGGCAGCCGTTGGCCCTTCACGCGCAGGTCCAGATCCAGTGCGTCGCGCCAATCCAGGGTACCGGCGATACCGCCACGCCCTTGCTCGCCGCTGCGCCAGTCACCATCGATCCGGACGCGCTCGCCGTCGATGACGGCCCGCAGTTGCAACTGCTCGAAGCTGACCGGTAGCTCGCTGCCGGCAATCTCGGCGTCGCTCAATCTCAGCTCACCGTTGACCTGCGGCTGCTGCAGGGTGCCGGACAGCTCGCCATTGCCATTCAACTGCCCGCTCATCCGTTCGACCTGAGTCACGAACGGCCGGGCTACGCCTAGGTCGAAATCACGCAGCCGGAATGCGCCGGAGATCGCCTTGGCCTCAGTGCTCGGGTCAACCTGCAGGCGCACGTCGAGCGACCCGAGTTCGCCACCCTCGAAGCGCAGCCGGCTGTCGACCCGCTTCGGTGTCAGTTCGCTGTTCAACGCCAGCGTCGTGTACGGAAAATCCAGCCATTGCTCGCCCTCGCGCATGCGCAGGGTACCCGGCCCCGCATCGACCCGGATCGCCCCGCTGGGCCCAGCGCTGGGCAGGTCAAGCGACAGGTCGGCATTGACCTCTCCTTCCCACGCCAGATTGTCGGGCAGATAAGCGGCCAACGATTCCAACGGAAAGTCGCGCAGGCGGTAGCGCAGTTGCGGATCAGGCATCAGCCGTTGGTCCTCGGCGCACAGCGTGGCGGGACCGGAGCCCCAGCAATGCGCGCCCAGTGTCAGCCGACCGCTGGCCAACCGCTGCAGCGTCGCCGGTTGCTGCAAGGCCCATTGTTGGCCCTCGGCGTCCAGCTCGGCGCGTACCAGCCGCCCTCGCCAATCGCCGCCGTGCAGCCCGCCCTGCAGCGCCAGGGCCAGATTCAGAAGCGGTCCCTGCAGACTCAGATCGATCTGATGGGTCTGCCGATCACCTTCCCCGTCCATTCGCAATTGGCCCAGGTCGGTATCGCCAGCCTGCAATCCGGCAGCGGTAAGACGCAGTTGCCCGCGCTCGCGCTCCTTCAGGCTGGCGGCCAGTTGCAGGCGTGCGACCCGGTTGCTTTGCAGCGCGACGTCGCGGCCATCGAGCGTCAACTCGCCCTGGGGTGCTTGCGGTGTGCCCGCCAGGCTGAGGTTGC is a genomic window of Stutzerimonas stutzeri containing:
- a CDS encoding NAD(P)-dependent oxidoreductase; translation: MIAHCFIRLIKQHYQDLEISRVLTRRPLSAFSDFPMAERLTNSIDQLIDEADLIVECSGDVFHGTEVIERAFEAGLPVVTINAELQVTTGSYLAAKGFITEAEGDQPGSLAALHEEALMMGFKPLVYGNMKGYLNHDPSPEDMTYWAKRQGISVDQTTSFTDGTKVQIEQVIVGNGLGATITKQGLEGLASTNLTETGNLLGMMAERLGQPFVDYVIPSGYPAGGVFLTCRHDDDQRAAIEYFKLGAGPYYTLVRPFHLCSLEVGKTVRRVLNGGGVLLNNSTAPTLGVGAIAKRAMRPGELIERGIGGFQFRGEALKLDQNPDHVPIGLLRKTALKRAVEPGQLITFDDIDILPSRALDIVMQQRAERAAASTQAPATSLPPVGMVAVGG
- a CDS encoding DoxX family protein encodes the protein MTDDIGKLVLRVSVGVLILLHGIAKLQGGVGGIAGMLSSHGLPSFLAYGAYLGEVLGPVLVIIGLFSRVGAVLMVGNMLFAFALAHMDELFSIGQMGGWALELQGMFLFGSIAIALLGAGRYSVGGNLGRFN
- the tpx gene encoding thiol peroxidase, with translation MTDVTLRGNPIQIAGVFPQTGQAAKPFSLVGGDLADVTLSSFAGKRKVLNIFPSIDTPTCATSVRKFNAQANELANTVVLCISADLPFAQKRFCGAEGLDNVINLSTMRGREFLEDYGVLIATGPLAGVSARAVVVLDEQDQVLHSELVAEIGTEPNYEAAMAALK
- a CDS encoding TRAP transporter large permease: MSPDVWMLASFLLLLLIGVPVAFSLALSGAVGILAGLSPDMLATLGTNTYNGVAKYPLIAIPLFILTGLVFEKSGVALRLVRFAQALIGPRHGGLAMVAVLVCLIMGGMSGSGPADAAAVAMVMLPSMTRAGYPKPFSATLIAASASTAILIPPSIALILYSIVVPGVDLRALFAAGLFPGIIAGLVLLLPAWLLSRRYGWETPEGAERPPLAESFRQALPALFAPVLILGGLRSGLFTPTEAAVAGVTYGVLIGLFVTRELDWRNLWKLCGEAAVISGVVMLIIALAGIFAWAGTMLGTFRHLAEWLISLSDNATVLLILVMIAVLLAGMLLDAISIYLILMPILIPVMQHFGWNPVWFGILLAMNIAIGQFTPPVAINLMVTAEVAKIRLEQTVGWAMLFVLVMGSALVLVAVFPEIALWLPRVLGYAV
- a CDS encoding DctP family TRAP transporter solute-binding subunit: MKLTRCFTALAVAAALSASFTAAAREYSVSTVLSDAFPWGQAAQKWADLVEERSNGEITLRVYPNAQLVAGDQTKEFSAMRSGLIDMAVGSTINWSPQVPELNLFSLPFLMANSADLDAITQGEAGKQAFEAIEKRGIVPLAWGENGFREISNSSKPVKTPADLAGLKIRVVGSPLFQDTFTALGANPTQMSWADAKPALTTGAVDGQENPLSVFDVARVDQVGQKYLTLWHYMADPLVFAVNQRVWKQLPEADRELLRQAAIDAGKWEIELSRNAEAKRLEDIRSRGVEVTELTREEHQAFVEATRVVHEKWAPKIGAELLEAARAAIAE
- a CDS encoding alanine/glycine:cation symporter family protein, which encodes MEFLQNLVNSINGLVWGPPMLVLILGTGLFLMLMLKFMPLARIGTGFALIWRGRVKGDEDSGEISPFQALMTCLAATVGTGNIAGVATAIFLGGPGALFWMWCTALVGMATKYCEVVLAVHYREKDDRGEHVGGPMYAIKNGLGKRWLWLGGAFAIFGGLAGFGIGNMVQVNSMAHALEATFSVPVWVTGLVTMLFVGLVILGGIKRIGKVAAALVPFMCVAYIIAGVTVLVVHAEQIPAAFDLIFTHAFSPIAATGGFAGAAVMAAIRFGVARGIFSNEAGLGTAGIAQAAGTTQSSVRSGMIGMMGTFIDTIIICTVTGLAIICSGVWTGGESGAALSAAAFESAMPGFGGAVLTIALVVFAFTTILGWSYFGEKCWEFMIGTKAIWPFRVIWVLAVPFGAIAQLDFAWLLADTLNGLMAIPNLISLMLLSPVVVKLTKEYFARNQAA
- a CDS encoding translocation/assembly module TamB domain-containing protein → MILLAVGALLGTNAGSRWVLSHIPGLQVEEFSGRLGGAWQAQRLTWEQDDNRVSVHSPRMAWSPLCLLRMTLCVEELVVGDVDLQFPPGPEDDGPAEPTRLPDVKLPLELRIERIEVGRLRLNDGELLQRLRLRADWRQEGLDIRALHLRREDLWLDMSGRLQPSGDWPLELAGDAALRSPDGQPWAVRIALQGALREHLAIEAQSQGYLQATLDGRIRPLEPELPANLSLRVNGFKATAELPDALRLDRLELKADGDLERGYRLVGDGSLQGEGGAVGVSLNAVVDAAHAQIEALQLVAAEGQRISLSATAGWQEGLQGEVDLAWREFPWRRLYPDVEEPPVSLRTLNAQLQYDDGRYLGNFDAAMTGPSGDFTLRSPVSGDLEEVHLPQLELRAGQGQATGTLSVGFADDLTWNTRLTLSELDPSYWVAELPGRLAGTLDSHGAVRGAQVQALVGLDLNGTLRRQPLTLQLQASGQDATWDVPNIDLRLGDNRVQGNGRWADTLRGRLEMDLPRLAQLWPDLEGQLTGNLSLAGTPQAPQGELTLDGRDVALQSNRVARLQLAASLKERERGQLRLTAAGLQAGDTDLGQLRMDGEGDRQTHQIDLSLQGPLLNLALALQGGLHGGDWRGRLVRAELDAEGQQWALQQPATLQRLASGRLTLGAHCWGSGPATLCAEDQRLMPDPQLRYRLRDFPLESLAAYLPDNLAWEGEVNADLSLDLPSAGPSGAIRVDAGPGTLRMREGEQWLDFPYTTLALNSELTPKRVDSRLRFEGGELGSLDVRLQVDPSTEAKAISGAFRLRDFDLGVARPFVTQVERMSGQLNGNGELSGTLQQPQVNGELRLSDAEIAGSELPVSFEQLQLRAVIDGERVRIDGDWRSGEQGRGGIAGTLDWRDALDLDLRVKGQRLPVIVEPYAELEIEPDLRLELADGQLAVSGKVLVPRGDISVRELPPSTVRVSEDAVIVGAQAEEAQAPMAIRMDIDVEVGQDRLRFSGFGLTADLVGYVHIGDNLDTRGELNLNNGRYRAYGQRLTIRRAQLLFTGVLSQPFLNIEAIRRIESDNVIAGLRITGSAEQPRVDVFAEPAMSQEQALSYLVLGRPLGTDSGDNDMLAQAALGLGLAGSASFTGNVAQRLGIEDFQLDTEGSGTETSVVASGRLTDRLTLRYGVGVFESANTVALRYQLTKRIFLEAASGLASSLDVFYRRNF
- a CDS encoding TRAP transporter small permease, producing MNNRQDARLERVLATLALVIISLISVANVVVRYFTNASFAFTEELSVFLLVILTFAGASVAMRSNRHIRIGLIERLFPRLRAPLIIIQWIASIAVLGLVAWFGGLFALEEYQWESQSPGLGLPNWWYVVWLPLLALAMAVRLTQMTLDRLRGRLSDEP